Proteins encoded within one genomic window of Bos indicus x Bos taurus breed Angus x Brahman F1 hybrid chromosome 18, Bos_hybrid_MaternalHap_v2.0, whole genome shotgun sequence:
- the ZNF582 gene encoding zinc finger protein 582 isoform X1, with amino-acid sequence MLETYSNLVSLGLAISKPDVISFLEQGKEPWTVEEVVTEGLCPVLQSRYDTKVFSPKQQSYEVQSPPWEIMESLTTYGLECSSFQDDWECRSHADREEGNPDGHLSQMMIENEEIPTFDQPAPLTFYQKIHTGEKPYGYNQCTKDFWQEDFLINHQGIQTNEKPYKCKECGKAFKYGSRLIQHENIHSGKKPYECKECGKAFNSGSNFIQHQRVHTGEKPYECKDCAKAFSRSSQLIEHQRIHTGEKPYQCKECSKAFNRISHLKVHHRIHTGEKPYACRECGKTFSHRSQLIQHQTVHTGKKLYECKECGKAFNQGSTLTRHQRIHTGEKPYECKACGKAFRVSSQLKQHQRIHTGEKPYQCKVCGRAFKRVSHLTVHYRIHTGEKPYECRECGKAFSHCSQLIQHQVIHTEEKPYEYKKHGRTLSHDPAAVQHQRMHNVETQVNLINVEKPSISTYPLLIIREFMLASNHMNGNNGKSPLA; translated from the coding sequence tgctgcagtccaggtaTGATACTAAGGTATTCTCTCCAAAGCAGCAGAGTTATGAAGTACAGTCACCCCCGTGGGAGATAATGGAAAGCCTTACCACTTACGGTCTTGAGTGCTCAAGTTTCCAAGATGACTGGGAATGCAGAAGTCATGCTGACAGGGAAGAGGGAAATCCAGATGGACATCTGAGTCAAATGATGATCGAGAATGAAGAAATACCCACTTTCGACCAGCCAGCGCCCCTTACTTTTTATCAGAAAATTCATACGGGAGAAAAACCCTATGGATATAATCAATGTACAAAAGACTTCTGGCAAGAGGACTTCCTTATTAATCATCAAGGGATTCAGACTAATGAGAAGCCCTATAAATGCAAGGAGTGTGGGAAGGCCTTTAAATATGGTTCACGACTAATTCAACATGAGAATATTCATTCTGGCAAGAAACCatatgaatgtaaggaatgtggaaagGCCTTCAATTCTGGTTCAAATTTCATACAACATCAGCGAgttcatactggtgagaaaccttatgaatgtaaGGATTGTGCAAAGGCCTTTAGTCGAAGCTCACAGTTGATTGAACATCAACGAATTCACACTGGTGAGAAGCCCTATCAGTGTAAGGAGTGTAGCAAGGCGTTCAATCGGATCTCACATCTTAAAGTGCATCACAgaattcatactggtgagaaGCCCTACGCGTGCAGGGAGTGTGGGAAAACCTTTAGTCATCGTTCTCAGCTGATCCAACACCAGACTGTTCACACCGGCAAGAAACTCTACgaatgtaaagaatgtgggaaggcctttaaTCAGGGCTCGACTCTTACTCgacatcagagaattcacaccggtgagaaaccctatgaatgtaaggCATGTGGGAAGGCCTTTAGGGTGAGCTCACAACTTAAgcaacatcagagaattcacacaggagagaaaccctacCAATGTAAGGTATGTGGTAGGGCTTTCAAACGGGTCTCCCATCTTACTGTACATTACAGAATTCACACAGGTGAGAAGCCATAtgaatgcagggaatgtgggaaagccttcagccACTGCTCACAGCTGATTCAACATCAGGTAATTCATACTGAGGAAAAGCCCTATGAATATAAGAAACATGGGAGGACTTTAAGTCATGATCCAGCTGCTGTTCAGCATCAGAGAATGCATAATGTAGAAACACAAGTGAACTTAATAAATGTAGAGAAGCCTTCCATCAGCACTTACCCCTTATTAATCATCAGAGAATTTATGTTAGCAAGCAATCATATGAACGGAAATAACGGGAAGAGTCCATTAGCTTAG